A segment of the Candidatus Marinarcus aquaticus genome:
TCCCGCTAAAATAAATGGTTTTATTCCTACACTTGTAAATTTTGAAACATGTGTTTGCAAACCCAAAGCCAACATTGCCATGGTCAATAAAAATGTATCAAAATCATTGATGTACTCAACTGCTTTTAAAGGCATAATACTCAAAGAGTTAAACCCTATAACTACAATAAATATCACTGCAAACCAAGGAACAACCACCTTTTTTTTCTCACTTTCAGTACTTTGCTTTATCCCCACAAAAACCAATACCAATAAAAAAGGTGCTAAAAGTATGACTCGAATCATTTTTTCAATCACAGCACTGTTCGCCACTTCGTTATTCACAGCATTACCTGCGGCAACCACATGAGCTACTTCATGCAACGTTCCACCCAAAAAGAGTCCAAAAGTGTGTGCATCCAAATCAAACCACCCTATTTGGTATAAAGAAGGATAAACAACCATGGCAATACTTCCAAAAATAACCACAGTAGATACTGCTACAGCACTTTTATATGCTTCAGATTTCAGTACCGATTCTGTAGCAAGCACTGCTGCTGCTCCACAAATTGAGCTTCCAGCTGCGGTTAAAATTGTTATCTCATTGTCCATGTTTAACACTTTAATACCAATGATATAACCAATTATAAATGTACTTGCCACAATAAACAGTGCAAACATAAAACCGCCTAAACCAACTTCAAATATGTTTTGTACAGTCAATCTAAAACCGTATAAAACAATACCTAGTCGCAGTACTTGTTTGGTACTTAAGGCCATGCCGTAATGTAAATAATCACTCCACTTTTTTTTCATAATATGTATTAAAACAATACCTAAAAGTATGGCAATGATTAAAGGACTGATGCTTAATGTTTGTATCACATCAATATGAGAAACAAAGATTGAAAAAGATGCCAACAAGGCAATAATTACGACTGAAATAAACTGTTTTTGTCTCATATTTTGTACCTTTTTTTGAAAGTATAATCTTTTTAGTTTAATTTGTAAAATATATTATTTTAAATATAATGATTAATATTTCTAATAAGGAAAAGAATGACACTTAAAGAACTGCACTTTTTTTATGAACTTACTCAAACACCGCAAGTTACTCAAGTGGCAAAAGAGCTTAATATCAGCCAATCTGCTCTCTCATTGGCGATTAAATCTTTGGAGCAGAAACTGGGAGAAAGCCTATTTGACCGAGTTGGTAAAAAATTGGTACTCAATGAACGGGGTCGTTTTTTTAAAGAACAAACTTATGCACACTATGTAGCACTTAAAGATGCCCAAACACTTTTTCAAACCAATCAACTTGCGGGTAGACTCAATATTGCTGCAA
Coding sequences within it:
- a CDS encoding YeiH family protein encodes the protein MRQKQFISVVIIALLASFSIFVSHIDVIQTLSISPLIIAILLGIVLIHIMKKKWSDYLHYGMALSTKQVLRLGIVLYGFRLTVQNIFEVGLGGFMFALFIVASTFIIGYIIGIKVLNMDNEITILTAAGSSICGAAAVLATESVLKSEAYKSAVAVSTVVIFGSIAMVVYPSLYQIGWFDLDAHTFGLFLGGTLHEVAHVVAAGNAVNNEVANSAVIEKMIRVILLAPFLLVLVFVGIKQSTESEKKKVVVPWFAVIFIVVIGFNSLSIMPLKAVEYINDFDTFLLTMAMLALGLQTHVSKFTSVGIKPFILAGVLFGWLMLAGYIVVQLIV